In the genome of Aspergillus luchuensis IFO 4308 DNA, chromosome 2, nearly complete sequence, one region contains:
- a CDS encoding uncharacterized protein (COG:S;~EggNog:ENOG410PQ4V): MTLNITIGPSAHGSDRSSITDEEDSSGVQVSPISDSESHGYNDPYEEWAHLTYPDELKPSDSASRPRTSRHPRPHSTIRGPTSTTSRRHSARRHMVQERDAYTRRSRRHPSPDSPESADSADEYGGPYGHTAQERRYWSTVPQVPGYARSSSPGQSYVYPTGPGMPHGQFMHPPGFPSPSDQLVRLGHNGQAPQQTAYPHPVYGYGAQLQQPHGPPIPPFFVHEHHPGHHAHQLPTASHGRGEGNNPPQRAMSHMSTHGPPPYGGPPLSPHELVPYGSGGYYPYREPYSMVPGMIPPYFNPYPRVPSPSQVESPESPAPAPVDTVKDEAIARLEKLIMEERTEREAREAREAARQAAIEQEAAEQAAREERAAYEKKITEEAAARARAEAEQKAAEEAAKAKQEAEEAAAAAAAEAAAAATEAANAAAAEAVAAATAAAAAAASPPPPEKKKPIKFKDAIGRKFSFPFDLCCTWQGMEELIRQAFLHIEIIGPHVAEGHYDLIGPNGDIILPQVWETVIEPDWTITMHMWPIPEKPKTPEPAPPPEPVPQEPPPPEVPEAPSEEAVIVLEEPKKKPEPAGSKKSRTKASDPGPLALWMVGGNRLRLNKALKTGKKPKAVYHGISCRVM; the protein is encoded by the exons ATGAC GCTCAATATTACCATTGGTCCTAGCGCACACGGTTCAGACCGTTCCTCCATaactgatgaggaggactCCTCTGGAGTACAGGTATCTCCAATTTCCGACTCTGAAAGCCACGGCTACAATGACCCTTATGAAGAATGGGCGCATCTCACGTATCCCGACGAATTAAAGCCGTCCGATTCAGCATCTCGGCCCCGGACATCAcgtcatcctcgccctcacAGTACGATACGTGGCCCGACCTCGACCACAAGCCGCCGACACTCAGCAAGACGACATATGGTTCAGGAACGGGACGCGTACACCCGTCGTTCTCGCCGACATCCTTCGCCAGATTCGCCTGAAAGCGCTGACTCGGCGGATGAGTACGGAGGGCCTTATGGTCACACAGCACAAGAAAGACGATACTGGTCAACCGTACCTCAAGTTCCGGGCTACGCCCGCAGTTCGTCACCTGGGCAGTCATACGTTTATCCTACCGGGCCTGGTATGCCCCACGGGCAGTTCATGCACCCACCTggtttcccctctccatcagaCCAACTTGTCAGACTAGGCCATAATGGTCAAGCCCCCCAGCAGACGGCGTACCCTCACCCTGTTTACGGGTATGGCGCTCAGTTACAGCAACCTCATGGCCCTCCTATACCCCCATTCTTCGTTCACGAGCATCACCCCGGTCATCATGCACACCAACTTCCGACAGCATCCCATGGCCGAGGAGAGGGTAACAACCCACCTCAGCGCGCAATGTCTCATATGTCGACTCATGGTCCCCCTCCATATGGTGGGCCACCTTTGAGCCCTCACGAACTGGTCCCTTATGGCTCAGGGGGTTATTACCCTTATCGGGAACCATATTCAATGGTTCCTGGGATGATCCCTCCATACTTCAACCCCTATCCACGCGTGCCTTCTCCAAGTCAAGTCGAGTCGCCCGAGTCGCCCGCCCCCGCCCCTGTTGATACAGTGAAGGATGAGGCTATCGCAAggttggagaagttgatAATGGAAGAAAGGACCGAACGTGAGGCCCGTGAAGCCCGGGAAGCTGCTCGACAAGCCGCAATCGAACAAGAGGCCGCAGAACAAGCCGCCAGAGAGGAACGAGCTGCATATGAAAAGAAGATCACAGAGGAGGCTGCAGCGCGAGCTAGAGCAGAGGCCGAGCAAAAAGCTGCTGAAGAAGccgcaaaagcaaagcaagaggcggaagaagcggcggcagcggcggcggcagaagcagcggcagcagcaacagaggCTGCGAAcgcagcagcggcagagGCAGTCGCCGCAGCgacagcagccgcagccgcagccgcaagcccacctcctccagagaagaaaaagcctATAAAGTTCAAGGATGCTATAGGAAGAAAATTCAGTTTTCCTTTCGACTTATGCTGCACTTGGCAG GGAATGGAAGAACTTATACGTCAAGCTTTTCTTCATATCGAGATAATCGGACCTCACGTTGCCGAGGGTCACTATGACTTGATAGGACCCAATGGTGATATAATTCTTCCCCAGGTCTGGGAGACGGTCATTGAGCCCGACTGGACTATAACGATGCACATGTGGCCTATACCCGAGAAGCCAAAGACCCCCGAACCTGCCCCGCCACCTGAACCTGTTCCTCAAGAGCCGCCGCCTCCCGAGGTTCCAGAAGCGCCCTCTGAGGAAGCTGTCATTGTACTTGAAGAGCCCAAAAAGAAGCCGGAGCCGGCAG GTTCCAAAAAATCACGCACCAAGGCCTCTGACCCTGGCCCACTTGCATTATGGATGGTTGGTGGTAATCGTTTGCGCCTAAACAAGGCTTTAAAAACGGGAAAAAAGCCTAAAGCAGTCTATCACGGAATCTCTTGCCGTGTCATGTGA